One part of the Raphanus sativus cultivar WK10039 chromosome 7, ASM80110v3, whole genome shotgun sequence genome encodes these proteins:
- the LOC108818342 gene encoding uncharacterized protein LOC108818342 codes for MGSVCCVAVKDRKVPPPPSSSSGHHAPAASGASLHRNSACSPQWSFRRDNNRRRVADEIEGSPFYVVGGRSRGLSMDKMSSLGSEGGGTPPPLAPDMGSNSLVPPSSDSSLASHDLIEVKSLVDSSPSIVPSALSKPLFSSPSLSTPVCDLSSAHTRLLPPKSTPSRRARRSPGHQLFRQVSDSQILGFKSPNNNNYSVSEGRSSFKLSTCSNDFANGSHYASSEGGWSLNTFSELVAYSQRERWSFDSEHLGSGRRKLSGGGSSRFSFSPSVAVVDQQSCGACSKLLTERSSVANFELPIAAVLACGHVYHAECLETMTTEIEKYDPACPICTIGEKRVAKITRKALKAEAEAKAKHYKRCKNRVVDSYGESECDEFMFQKTGKREGKGLKMEPSSSSKGPSKSFLKWHFASLSSKWSNSRSSKDSGLKKGFWSRHRNNRSSSSIEGLNQTSQL; via the exons ATGGGTTCAGTTTGTTGCGTAGCCGTGAAAGACAGGAAGGTCCCTCCTCCTCCCAGTAGTAGCAGTGGCCACCACGCCCCCGCCGCATCCGGCGCTTCTCTCCACCGGAACTCAGCCTGCTCGCCTCAGTGGAGTTTTAGACGCGATAACAATAGGAGACGCGTGGCTGATGAGATCGAGGGATCGCCTTTTTATGTTGTTGGTGGGAGGAGCAGAGGGCTTAGTATGGATAAGATGTCCTCCTTGGGATCTGAGGGTGGTGGaactcctcctcctcttgcTCCCGATATGGGATCTAACTCGTTGGTTCCACCTTCTTCAG ATTCATCCTTGGCAAGTCATGACCTCATTGAG GTGAAGAGTTTAGTTGACTCGTCGCCGAGTATTGTTCCATCAGCACTTTCAAAGCCTTTGTTCTcctctccatctctctcaacTCCCGTCTGCGACCTTTCATCGGCTCACACGCGTTTGCTTCCTCCTAAATCCACGCCATCGAGAAGGGCTCGCCGTTCGCCTGGGCATCAGTTGTTTAGGCAGGTTTCCGATAGTCAGATTCTAGGGTTTAAGTCCCCGAATAATAATAACTACTCTGTCTCCGAAGGAAGGTCGTCCTTCAAGCTTTCGACCTGTAGCAACGACTTCGCCAATGGTTCTCATTACGCTTCCTCCGAAGGTGGCTGGTCCTTGAACACTTTCTCTGAGCTCGTGGCGTATTCTCAGAGGGAGAGATGGTCTTTTGATAGCGAGCATTTGGGTTCCGGTAGAAGGAAGCTTAGTGGTGGTGGTAGCAGCAGGTTCTCCTTCTCCCCTTCCGTTGCCGTCGTCGATCAGCAGAGCTGCGGAGCTTGCTCGAAGTTACTCACCGAGAGGTCTTCCGTTGCTAATTTCGAGCTCCCGATCGCTGCTGTTCTCGCTTGCGGTCATGTTTACCATGCGGAGTGTTTGGAGACCATGACTACCGAGATTGAGAAGTACGATCCCGCTTGTCCCATTTGCACCATTGGGGAGAAGCGGGTTGCGAAGATAACGAGGAAGGCTCTGAAGGCGGAGGCGGAAGCAAAGGCAAAGCACTACAAGAGGTGCAAGAACCGTGTGGTGGATAGCTATGGCGAGAGTGAGTGCGATGAGTTCATGTTCCAGAAGACGGGGAAAAGAGAAGGAAAAGGTCTGAAGATGGAACCTAGTTCCAGTAGCAAAGGCCCGTCTAAGTCGTTCTTGAAATGGCATTTCGCTTCTCTCAGCTCCAAGTGGAGTAACAGCCGCTCTTCCAAAGACTCTGGTTTGAAGAAAGGGTTTTGGTCTAGACATCGTAACAACCGTTCTTCATCAAGCATAGAG GGACTTAACCAGACATCTCAGCTTTAA
- the LOC108818395 gene encoding BEL1-like homeodomain protein 3, with protein sequence MAVYYPTSVGMQPLYQEESIYLNEQQQQASTSSAASFSGVGGLHIPNSGGAVPNEMVFIPPTSDTGLTGNVTVSSNDLSFQGGGLSLSLGNQIQYHHYQNLSNQLNYGNDENGKSLSHHHHQSEQTPSTGGYSNGVGFYNNYRYETSGFVSSVLRSRYLKQTQQLLDEVVSVRKDMKLGDSSNKKTKNNKDYKCQDFTNGSSDNNRENDKLQEELSPQERQDLQSKKNKLLTMADEVDKRYNQYYHQMEALASSFEIVTGLGAAKPYTSVALNRISRHFRCLRDAIKEQIQVIRGKLGEKETSEEQGERIPRLRYLDQRLRQQRALHQQLGMVRPSWRPQRGLPENSVSILRAWLFEHFLHPYPKESEKIMLAKQTGLSKNQVANWFINARVRLWKPMIEEMYKEEFGDASELLSNSNQDKNKMQETSQLKHEDSSSSQQQHFNNNNIAYTTTSSAEENLVFTDPKPGRATATGDYDSLMNYQGFGVDDYNRYIGLGNQQDGRFSNPHQLHDFVV encoded by the exons atggCGGTTTATTACCCAACTAGTGTCGGCATGCAACCTCTGTACCAAGAAGAATCCATCTACCTCAacgaacaacaacaacaagcttCTACTTCCTCCGCCGCATCTTTCTCCGGCGTAGGCGGTCTCCATATCCCTAACTCCGGTGGTGCTGTACCAAACGAGATGGTTTTTATCCCGCCAACAAGCGATACAGGCCTCACCGGAAACGTAACGGTTTCAAGCAACGATCTAAGCTTTCAAGGAGGAGGACTTTCGTTGAGCCTCGGTAACCAGATCCAATACCACCATTACCAGAACCTCTCGAACCAATTGAATTACGGTAATGATGAGAATGGGAAGAGCTTgagtcatcatcaccatcagTCTGAGCAAACTCCTTCCACTGGTGGTTACAGCAATGGAGTTGGATTCTACAACAACTACCGCTACGAGACATCAGGGTTTGTGAGCAGCGTTCTAAGATCACGATACCTTAAACAAACACAACAGTTGCTAGACGAAGTTGTTAGTGTCAGGAAAGATATGAAACTGGGTGATAGTAGTAACAAGAAGACCAAGAACAACAAAGATTACAAATGTCAAGACTTTACTAATGGGTCGAGTGATAACAACAGAGAAAACGACAAGTTGCAAGAGGAGTTATCTCCTCAAGAACGTCAAGATCTTCAGAGCAAGAAGAACAAGCTCTTAACAATGGCCGATGAG GTAGATAAAAGGTATAACCAATACTACCACCAAATGGAGGCTCTAGCGTCATCTTTCGAGATAGTAACAGGTCTTGGAGCAGCCAAGCCTTACACATCAGTGGCTCTAAACAGAATCTCTCGCCATTTCCGCTGCTTGCGGGACGCGATAAAAGAGCAGATTCAGGTGATCAGAGGGAAGCTTGGGGAGAAAGAGACGTCTGAAGAACAAGGGGAGAGGATACCACGTCTTAGGTATTTAGATCAGAGGTTGAGACAACAGAGAGCTTTGCATCAACAGCTTGGAATGGTTAGACCATCTTGGAGACCACAAAGAGGCTTACCTGAAAACTCTGTCTCTATACTCCGCGCTTGGCTCTTTGAGCATTTTCTTCATCC atatCCTAAGGAATCAGAGAAGATCATGCTTGCTAAGCAGACAGGACTATCTAAAAACCAG gttGCGAACTGGTTTATTAACGCGAGAGTTCGGCTATGGAAGCCGATGATAGAAGAGATGTATAAAGAAGAGTTTGGTGATGCATCAGAGTTACTCTCTAACTCTAATCAAGACAAGAACAAAATGCAGGAAACATCTCAGCTCAAACACGaagactcttcttcttcacagcAACAACatttcaacaacaacaacattgcATATACTACTACATCTTCTGCTGAAGAAAACCTTGTCTTCACAGATCCAAAACCAGGTCGTGCTACTGCTACTGGTGATTACGACAGCTTGATGAACTATCAAGGGTTCGGTGTGGATGATTACAATCGCTACATTGGCCTTGGAAACCAGCAAGATGGCAGATTCTCTAATCCCCATCAGTTACACGACTTTGTCGTCTGA
- the LOC108814671 gene encoding uncharacterized protein LOC108814671 encodes MMNIPEMRSSMTGYLSPVLTTSIPSSGSGSDPAERKRKRLESNRESARRSRMKKRELLDRLNVQLEQLRKVNRQTAIELGVTTEHCVKTEAENSVMRAQVTELNQRLNSLNQIIASAESYSSAAGGFGMETAPSAAAGGFGMKTGYSAAGGFGMKTGYSPAGAFGTETAPSAAGGFGMKTDYSAAGGFGMKTGYSPAGAFGTETAPSAAGGFGMKTGYSAAGGFGMKTGYSAAGGLGKETAPSATGGFGMKTGYSAAGAFGTETAPSAAGGFGMKTGCSAAGGFGTETAPSAAGGFGMKTGHSAAGAFGTETGYSAAGGFGIATAPSTAGVFGMETAPSAAASLGKETYPSVAGGFGMEAGYSAGAGGFGMETGQGGGGGVTDYGGGGGGLYDGAMNPFNPGFYDQPPNMADLLNCW; translated from the coding sequence ATGATGAATATACCGGAGATGAGATCTTCTATGACCGGTTATTTGTCGCCGGTTTTAACGACCAGTATACCAAGCTCCGGTTCAGGTTCCGATCCAGCAGAGCGGAAGAGGAAGAGGTTGGAGTCTAACAGAGAGTCGGCGAGGAGGTCGAGGATGAAGAAGCGGGAGCTTTTGGATCGTCTGAATGTCCAGCTCGAGCAGCTACGCAAGGTTAACCGTCAGACCGCCATCGAGCTCGGTGTCACGACGGAGCACTGCGTCAAGACCGAGGCGGAGAACTCCGTCATGAGAGCTCAGGTGACGGAGCTCAACCAACGCCTCAATTCCCTCAACCAGATCATCGCTTCTGCAGAGTCGTATTCCTCCGCCGCCGGAGGTTTTGGGATGGAGACTGCTCcctccgccgccgccggagGATTTGGAATGAAGACGGGCTACTCCGCCGCCGGAGGATTTGGGATGAAGACGGGCTACTCCCCTGCCGGAGCATTTGGGACGGAGACTGCTCCCTCCGCCGCCGGAGGATTTGGAATGAAGACGGACTACTCCGCCGCCGGAGGATTTGGGATGAAGACGGGCTACTCCCCCGCCGGAGCATTTGGGACGGAGACTGCTCCCTCCGCCGCCGGAGGATTTGGAATGAAGACGGGGTACTCCGCCGCCGGAGGTTTTGGGATGAAGACGGGCTACTCCGCCGCCGGAGGGCTTGGGAAGGAGACTGCTCCCTCCGCCACCGGGGGATTTGGGATGAAGACGGGCTACTCCGCCGCCGGAGCATTTGGGACGGAGACTGCTCCCTCCGCCGCAGGAGGATTTGGAATGAAGACGGGCTGCTCCGCCGCCGGAGGGTTTGGGACGGAGACAGCTCCCTCCGCCGCCGGAGGATTTGGGATGAAGACGGGTCACTCCGCCGCCGGAGCATTTGGGACGGAGACGGGCTACTCCGCCGCCGGAGGATTTGGGATAGCGACAGCTCCCTCCACCGCCGGAGTATTTGGAATGGAGACAGCTCCCTCCGCCGCCGCAAGTTTAGGGAAGGAGACTTATCCCTCCGTTGCCGGAGGATTCGGGATGGAGGCGGGCTACTCCGCCGGCGCCGGGGGGTTTGGGATGGAGACTGGTcagggaggaggaggaggagtaacTGAttacggaggaggaggaggtggactTTACGACGGAGCGATGAACCCATTCAATCCAGGGTTTTATGACCAACCTCCAAACATGGCTGATCTTCTCAACTGTTGGTAA
- the LOC108816301 gene encoding BEL1-like homeodomain protein 11, whose translation MEEFRVRHEFSSPTSVPLDSRYVKAVRCLLEEVIDIGGREVDLCNDVLIQQLFPGRRRPGFGLSSEIRSELCNSGFMSLPENHELHIKITKLLSLLQQVDERFDIYCNQLEQVISSFEEVAGEGSSKLYTGLALQAMTRHFGSLQEAILSQLNSLRRRFIISQDFVPKITTSGLSQLSLFDGNTPSSLQLLGWVQGPQRHAWKPIRGLPETSVAILRAWLFHHFLHPYPSDAEKLMLASQTGLSKNQVSNWFINARVRLWKPMIEEMYREEFGDSSDESMQREGNDDSN comes from the exons ATGGAGGAGTTTAGGGTAAGACACGAGTTTTCATCTCCAACTAGTGTTCCGTTGGATTCGCGATACGTTAAGGCAGTGCGGTGCCTTTTAGAAGAAGTTATCGACATAGGTGGTAGAGAAGTTGATCTTTGCAACGACGTTCTTATCCAACAACTGTTTCCAGGAAGAAGAAGACCCGGTTTTGGCTTGTCCTCTGAGATCAGATCTGAACTATGTAACTCAGGTTTCATGTCTTTGCCTGAGAATCATGAGCTTCATATCAAAATCACCAAGCTTCTCAGTTTGTTGCAACAG GTAGATGAAAGGTTTGACATTTACTGCAATCAACTGGAGCAAGTGATATCATCATTTGAGGAAGTAGCAGGAGAAGGATCATCCAAACTATACACCGGTTTAGCACTTCAAGCCATGACTCGACATTTCGGTTCTCTCCAAGAAGCTATCCTCTCTCAGCTCAACTCTCTTCGTAGGAGATTCATCATCTCTCAAGATTTTGTTCCTAAGATCACGACCTCTGGTTTGTCACAGCTCAGCTTGTTTGATGGGAACACTCCATCATCGCTTCAGCTTCTCGGTTGGGTTCAAGGACCTCAGAGGCATGCTTGGAAACCCATCAGAGGCTTGCCTGAAACTTCTGTTGCAATACTCAGAGCTTGGCTCTTTCACCATTTCTTGCATCC TTATCCGAGTGATGCAGAGAAGCTGATGTTGGCGTCTCAAACAGGGCTTTCAAAGAACCAA GTATCAAACTGGTTCATAAATGCTCGAGTTCGACTCTGGAAACCAATGATAGAAGAGATGTACAGAGAAGAGTTTGGAGACTCCTCAGATGAATCCATGCAAAGAGAAGGCAATGATGATTCAAACTGA